Proteins encoded together in one Carya illinoinensis cultivar Pawnee chromosome 3, C.illinoinensisPawnee_v1, whole genome shotgun sequence window:
- the LOC122303932 gene encoding pentatricopeptide repeat-containing protein At1g03540, with amino-acid sequence MKHSFFKRHCSSLTPLNPKKAKTTSIRESQILYLCKLGALPDALRLLNSTNSCDISVKPVLYASLLQTCTKVVSFNHGLQIHAHVVKSGLETDRFVGNSLLSLYFKLGRDFSETRRVFDGLFVKDVISWTSMISGYVRAGKPGNSLEFFWKMLRFGVEPNGFTISAAIKACSELGHLRLGRCFHGMVVRCGFDSNYVISSALIDMYGRNYESGDAHRLFDQLPEPDAICWTSLISAYTRNDLFVEAMSFFYAMHRNHGLSPDEFMCGTVLTACGNLGRLKQGKELHAKVITSGLCGNVIVESSLVDMYGKCGSVDESRLVFDRMPKRNSVSWSALLGVYCQNSEFESVIKLFREMEEVDLYCFGTVLRACAGLAAVRLGKEVHCQYMKRGGWGDVIVESALVGLYAKCGYISFAFGIFMQMPVKNLITWNSMICGFAQNGKGEEALRIFYEMIKDGIKPDYISFIGILFACSHTGLVDQGRKYFILMTEEYGIKAGIEHYNCMVDLLGRAGLLEEAESLIENAEFKNDSSLWAVLLGACTTCTNSITAERIAKKMIELEPDYHLSYVLLANVYRAIGRWNDALEIRRLMENRGVKKMVGRSWIESNRNLSSHLDAGSFIIPGNNNSSSAGEFV; translated from the coding sequence atGAAGCACTCCTTCTTCAAACGGCATTGCAGCTCTCTCACTCCTCTCAATCCCAAAAAAGCCAAAACCACATCGATCAGAGAATCCCAGATCCTCTATCTGTGCAAGCTCGGAGCGCTTCCCGATGCGCTTCGACTCCTAAACTCCACAAATTCCTGCGACATCTCGGTCAAACCAGTCCTGTATGCTTCACTCCTACAAACGTGTACTAAAGTAGTTTCTTTCAACCATGGCCTCCAAATCCATGCCCATGTTGTTAAGTCCGGCCTCGAGACCGACCGTTTCGTCGGAAATAGCttactttctctttattttaaattaggtCGTGATTTTTCGGAGACTCGGAGAGTTTTTGATGGTCTATTTGTTAAGGATGTGATATCTTGGACCTCTATGATATCGGGGTATGTTCGGGCTGGAAAGCCTGGGAACTCGCTTGAGTTTTTCTGGAAGATGTTGCGATTCGGGGTTGAGCCAAATGGGTTCACTATATCTGCAGCGATCAAGGCCTGTTCAGAGCTTGGACATTTGAGGCTTGGGAGGTGCTTTCATGGGATGGTTGTGAGATGTGGGTTTGATTCGAATTATGTCATTTCTAGTGCTTTGATTGACATGTATGGGAGGAACTATGAATCGGGAGATGCACACCGGCTATTTGATCAGTTGCCTGAACCGGATGCTATATGTTGGACGTCGCTTATTTCGGCTTACACAAGAAATGATTTGTTTGTGGAGGCCATGAGTTTCTTTTATGCGATGCATAGAAATCATGGGCTGTCCCCTGATGAATTTATGTGCGGCACTGTTTTGACTGCTTGTGGTAATTTAGGGAGGTTAAAGCAAGGTAAAGAGCTGCATGCTAAGGTTATTACTTCTGGACTTTGTGGAAATGTGATTGTTGAGAGCAGCCTTGTGGACATGTATGGAAAATGTGGGTCAGTAGATGAATCTCGGCTTGTTTTTGATAGGATGCCCAAAAGGAATTCAGTTTCTTGGTCTGCATTGCTTGGAGTATACTGCCAAAATTCAGAATTTGAATCTGTCATTAAACTATTTAGGGAAATGGAAGAGGTTGATCTTTACTGTTTTGGAACTGTCCTTCGTGCATGTGCAGGTTTGGCAGCAGTAAGACTAGGGAAAGAAGTACATTGCCAGTATATGAAAAGGGGTGGTTGGGGGGATGTCATTGTAGAATCAGCCTTAGTTGGTCTTTATGCTAAATGTGGTTATATCAGTTTTGCATTTGGGATTTTCATGCAGATGCCGGTGAAAAATTTGATAACTTGGAACTCAATGATTTGTGGGTTTGCTCAAAATGGAAAAGGTGAGGAAGCTCTTAGAATTTTTTATGAGATGATTAAGGACGGAATAAAGCCTGATTACATTAGTTTTATTGGGATTCTCTTTGCTTGTAGCCATACAGGTTTGGTTGATcaaggaagaaaatattttatcttaatgaCCGAGGAATATGGGATTAAAGCTGGAATTGAGCACTACAATTGCATGGTTGACCTTCTAGGCCGTGCCGGCCTACTTGAAGAAGCTGAAAGTTTGATAGAGAATGCAGAATTCAAAAATGATTCATCTCTTTGGGCAGTACTTCTCGGTGCTTGCACTACCTGCACAAACTCCATAACTGCAGAGCGCATTGCTAAGAAAATGATCGAATTGGAACCTGACTACCACTTGAGTTATGTTCTTCTAGCTAATGTTTACAGAGCAATAGGGCGATGGAATGATGCCTTGGAGATTAGGAGGTTGATGGAAAATAGAGGGGTTAAAAAGATGGTAGGTAGGAGCTGGATTGAAAGTAACAGAAACTTGAGTTCTCATCTTGACGCGGGTAGTTTCATTATTCCTGGAAATAATAATTCTTCTAGTGCGGGGGAGTTTGTGTGA